The nucleotide window TGGGTTTCCTCGGGAATCCAATACTTCACGTGCGTATACGTCTGTAATAAATGGCATAAGTATCTCTCCTTATAATTAAAGTTTTTTGATTAAAGTTTTTCCAGTCATTTCAGCTGGCTGGTTCAGTCCCAGTAATTCAAGCATTGTCGGAGCAAGGTCGCCGAGAATTCCGTCTTCACGAAGCTCCACGCCTTCCTTGGTCACAATGACTGGAACCGGGTTAGTAGTATGAGCGGTCATCGGATTGCCTTCAAGGGTAACAACCTCATCAGCGTTTCCGTGGTCAGCAGTGATGATCGCTGTTCCGCCTTTAGAAACAATCAGGTCAACGATGCGTCCGAGGCACTCGTCAACTGTTTCAACTGCCTTTATGGTTGGCTCAAGCATGCCAGAATGTCCTACCATGTCCGGGTTCGCAAAGTTCAAGAGAATCGCATCGAAGTTATCTGCTTCGATTTCTTTGATCAATGCATCTGTCACTTCGTAGGCACTCATTTCAGGCTTAAGGTCATATGTCGCAACCTTTGGCGAGTTGATCAGGATCCGCTGCTCGCCCGGGAATTCCTTCTCACGGCCGCCGCTCATGAAGAACGTTACATGCGGATACTTTTCTGTTTCAGCGATGCGAAGCTGAGTCATGCCAGCCTGGGAAATCACTTCACCAATAGTGTTATCCAAGTTGGTAGGCTCGAACGCCACATAACCGTCAACCGACTCACTGAAGTGTGTCAAGCACACAAAGTGAAGGTTCTCAGGATGGCCTTCGCCGCGATCGAATGAACGGAAGTCTTTATTTGTAAAAGTGTTCGAAATCTGGATTGCACGGTCCGGACGGAAGTTGTAAAAAATCACAGCATCGTCGTTTTTAACCGTCGCAACTGGTGAGCCATCTTTCTTAACAAGGACAGATGGAACAACGAATTCATCAAAGATTCCATTTTGATAGTTATCTTCAATGAGTTCCATTGGGTTCGAATACGTAGGTCCGTCGCCATACACCATTGAGCGGTAAGATTTCTCCACACGCTCCCAGCGCTTGTCGCGGTCCATTGAATAGTATCGCCCGGAAATCGTTGCAAATTCACCTACTCCGATTTCACTCATTTTTTCAAGAGTTTGTTTGATATAGCCTGGTGCAGTTTGCGGTCCAACATCACGGCCGTCAAGGAATCCGTGTACATAAACCTTTGTCAGGCCTTCATCAGCCGCAAGCTTTAAAAGAGCAAACATATGCTCAATATGGCTGTGCACGCCGCCGTCAGACAGCAGCCCCATCAGGTGAAGGGCAGTGCCTTTTTCCTTTGCATGCTTGATCGCTGCAAGGAGGGTTTCATTTTTTTCAAATTCACCTTCACGGATGGAAATGTTCACACGTGTAAGGCTCTGGTAAACGATTCGGCCGGCACCGATGTTCAGGTGGCCTACCTCAGAGTTTCCCATTTGGCCCTCTGGAAGACCGACCGCTTCACCGCTTGCCGTTAAGTTCGCGTGCGGGAAACTGTTCCAATAGCGGTCAAAATTTGGCTTTTTCGCTTGTGCAACGGCATTGCCTTTAGACTCAGGCCGGCATGCAAAGCCATCCAGAATGATTAATGCTGTTGGTGACTTTTTACTCATTCGTACCTGCCTCCAATAGCTGCAAGAAGGAATCTGTCTCAAGGCTTGCTCCGCCGACCAATGCGCCGTCGATGTCAGGCTGGGACATGTATTCCTTGATGTTAGCTGGCTTTACGCTTCCGCCGTACTGAATACGGACCGCTTCAGCCACTTCTGGTGAAAATTGCTCTGCAACCACTTTGCGGATGTGCGAGCAAGTTTCGTTCGCATCTTCAGCTGTGGAAGATTTGCCTGTTCCGATTGCCCAGATAGGCTCGTAGGCGATGACCGTTTGTTTAACCTGCTCCTCAGTAAGTCCGTTAAGCGCAGCTTTGATCTGGCCGCCGACAAACTCATTTGTTTCGCCGTTCTCACGCTGTTCAAGCGTTTCGCCACAGCAGACGATTGGAGTCAGATTATATTTGAATGCAGACAATGTCTTCTTGTTAACTGTGTCATCAGTCTCGTTGAACATTTCACGGCGTTCAGAGTGTCCGATAATCACGTATTTCGCACCGATATCCTGCAATGCTTTCGGGCTGACTTCGCCTGTAAAAGCACCGTTTTCTTCAAAGTGCATGTTTTGTGCGCCAATTTCAAGATCTGATTCCTGTGTTAATTCAACGAGCTGTCCAAGGAACAGAGCAGGAGCACATACAACGGATTCTACCTTGTCCTTTGAAGGAACAAGTCCGCTTACTTTTTCGATGAAATCTTTAGCTTCAGGCAGCGTTTTATGCATTTTCCAGTTACCTGCAATGATTGGTTTTCGCATGCTGACACTTCCTTTCATGATTGCTGTTTACACAGCGTTTGCAACTTTAAAATTACCCTCCGGATGTTGGGTCTTACATTGCGGGCGGGGCATCAGTCATCAGGATCCGCACCCTTACACTTCTGCAGCACCGCTCCGAAATAAAATTTTACTTATCGTTCAATGCGACTACTCCTGGCAGCTGCTTGCCTTCCATGAATTCAAGTGAAGCGCCGCCGCCTGTGGAGATGTGGCTCATTTTTTCAGCCAGTCCGAACTTCTCGACTGCTGCTGCAGAGTCGCCCCCGCCGATGACTGAATATGTATCGCTTGCATCGGCTAATGCTTGTGCTACTGCTTTTGTTCCTTCTGCGAACTTATCGATTTCGAATACACCCATTGGTCCGTTCCAGATAACCAGTTTGGACTTCTGGATGACATCGCGGTAAGTTTCAGCTGTCTTCGGTCCGATATCAAGAGCTTCCCAGTCTGCAGGAATTTCTTCGATTGCTACGACCTTTGTATTTGCATCCGCAGAAAAATCATCGGCAACGATTGCGTCAACCGGCATGTAGAAGTTCACGCCTTTTGCCTTTGCTTTTTCCATGAAGCTTTTAGCCAATTCAATTTTATCTTCTTCTAAAAGAGATTTGCCGATTTCGTGGCCCTGTGCTTTTACGAATGTATAAGCAAGTCCGCCGCCGATGATCAGGTTATCTACTTTTTCCAACAGGTTATCGATGACGCCGATTTTGTCTTTTACCTTCGCGCCGCCAATGATCGCTGTGAAAGGACGCTCTGGGTTTGACAATGCTTTTCCAAGTACTTCAAGCTCTTTTTCCATCAGGAAGCCAGAGACAGCTGGAATGTACTTTGCGATGCCTTCTGTTGAAGCATGTGCACGGTGTGCAGCTCCGAATGCATCGTTTACGTATACATCTGCAAGCTCTGCAAATGCTTTTGCAAGTTCAGGATCATTCTTCTCTTCGCCTGGATAGAAACGGACATTCTCAAGAAGCAGGACATCGCCCTCGTTCATGCTGTCGATTTCAGATTTTACAGAGTCGCCGTAAGCTTCATCTGTTTTCTTAACATCCTTGCCTAGCAGCTCAGACAAACGCTTTGCTACTGGAGTCAAACGCAATTCTTCAACAGCCTGCCCTTTTGGACGGCCAAGGTGGCTTGCAAGAAGGACTTTTGCACCCTGATCAACAAGGTACTTGATTGTTGGCAGCGCTGCACGGATCCTTGTTTCATCCGTAACCTGTCCATCCTTCATCGGCACGTTGAAATCAACGCGGCAAAAAACTCGTTTTCCTTTTACATCCACATCTTTTACTGTCTTTTTGTTCAAGGCTAGAGACCTCCTTTAAAATAGCGCATATGCGCGATTAAGCAGAAAAAGAGGAGAGGGAATTTACCCCGCTCCCCTTTTCATCCCACTACATTATAGTCGTAAATGGATGGTTAATCCAATATTTGCTTACAGACCTTTTTTAGCGATGAAATCAACCAGGTCAACTACACGGTTAGAGTAGCCAGACTCGTTGTCATACCAAGAGATAACTTTTACCATGCTGCCTTCCATAACCATTGTTGAAAGTGCATCGATTGTAGAAGAGTTTGCACAGCCATTGTAGTCGCTAGATACTAGTGGCTCTTCGCTGTATCCAAGGATACCTTTAAGCTCGTTTTCAGATGCTTTCTTGAATGCAGCATTGATTTCTTCAACTGTTACGTCTTTTTCAAGCTCAGCAACAAGGTCAACTAGTGAAACGTTTGGAGTTGGAACACGCATTGCTCCACCGTTCAATTTGCCTTTAAGTTCAGGCAATACTAGTGAAACTGCTTTTGCAGCACCAGTTGTTGTAGGAATAATGTTTTCCGCAGCTGCACGCGCACGACGGTAGTCTTTGTGCGGAAGGTCAAGAATTTGCTGGTCATTTGTGTATGAGTGAACAGTTGTCATCATACCGCGCTTGATTCCGAAGTTGTCGTTCAGAACTTTCGCAAATGGAGCCAGGCAGTTTGTTGTACAAGATGCATTAGAGATTACGTGGTGGTTAGCTGCATCGTACTTGTCATCGTTAACACCCATAACGATTGTGATATCTTCGTCAGATGCCGGAGCAGAAATGATGACTTTCTTTGCGCCTGCTTCAAGGTGTTTAGCAGCGTCAGCACGCTTTGTGAAACGGCCAGTAGATTCTACTACTACTTCTACGCCAAGGTCGCCCCAGCCAAGTTGAGCTGGATCTCTTTCAGCAAGTACTTTCACTTTGTGGCCGTCAACTACAAGGTAGTCACCGTCAACTGTGATTTCTTCGTTCAATGTTCCGTGAACTGTATCATATTTTAAAAGGTGAGCAAGCATGTTTGCATCAGTTAAATCGTTAACTGCAACTACTTCCACATTAGGGTTCTTCAATGCCGCGCGGAAAACTACGCGTCCAATACGTCCAAATCCGTTAATACCAACTTTTACTGCCATGAGTATTTCCTCCTTTGATTCCTATAAAAGGTGTTGTTTATATTAAGGTGTTACCCTTGTAACAATGTTTTAGCGGCTCCTTCATCCGTGACCAGGATGGTCGAGGAAGGCGCCTGTTTCATATAGGCCCTGATCGCCTTTGCCTTTGACTGTCCGCCGGCAACCGCGATGATATTGCCTATATTTGCGAGATCATCCAGCTGAAGGCCAATCGTCAGCACTTTGTGGACGATTTCACCCTCTTCATTGAAATAATAGCCAAAAGCCTCGCCGACTGCTTTTCCATCAAGGATTTTCTGCAAATCCTCAGGGCTGGTATTACGGCGTTCCGCCATTGTAATAGCGTCTCCAATACCATGTAAAACCATGCTCGCTGATTTAACCAAATTCCATACTTCATAAATCAGCGGTTCTTTGATGAAGGACTTGTAAACTTCGGTGCTGACTTGGTCCGGTACATAAAAGACCCGGTTGCGGGAATTCGTATTATCCGCCATGATCGCGCAAACCGTGTTTGCCTGATTCTTGACGTCCTCGCCGATTCCGCCCCTTGCCGGCACGAAAACTAAATCCTTTTCGCCAAAGTCGGGAGTAAGGCTTTCCGCCACAGCCGCCATAGTCGATCCTCCTGTTACCGCAATGACATCCTTGCTTTTTAGGAGCTCTTTCATACTATTGGCTGTCGCACGCCCCAGCTCGCTTTTCACCCATGGCGACTTGTCGCTGTCCCCCGGGACAACTATGACCCTTCGAATGCCCATGCGCTTTTCGAGCTGAT belongs to Mesobacillus sp. AQ2 and includes:
- the tpiA gene encoding triose-phosphate isomerase, whose translation is MRKPIIAGNWKMHKTLPEAKDFIEKVSGLVPSKDKVESVVCAPALFLGQLVELTQESDLEIGAQNMHFEENGAFTGEVSPKALQDIGAKYVIIGHSERREMFNETDDTVNKKTLSAFKYNLTPIVCCGETLEQRENGETNEFVGGQIKAALNGLTEEQVKQTVIAYEPIWAIGTGKSSTAEDANETCSHIRKVVAEQFSPEVAEAVRIQYGGSVKPANIKEYMSQPDIDGALVGGASLETDSFLQLLEAGTNE
- the gpmI gene encoding 2,3-bisphosphoglycerate-independent phosphoglycerate mutase yields the protein MSKKSPTALIILDGFACRPESKGNAVAQAKKPNFDRYWNSFPHANLTASGEAVGLPEGQMGNSEVGHLNIGAGRIVYQSLTRVNISIREGEFEKNETLLAAIKHAKEKGTALHLMGLLSDGGVHSHIEHMFALLKLAADEGLTKVYVHGFLDGRDVGPQTAPGYIKQTLEKMSEIGVGEFATISGRYYSMDRDKRWERVEKSYRSMVYGDGPTYSNPMELIEDNYQNGIFDEFVVPSVLVKKDGSPVATVKNDDAVIFYNFRPDRAIQISNTFTNKDFRSFDRGEGHPENLHFVCLTHFSESVDGYVAFEPTNLDNTIGEVISQAGMTQLRIAETEKYPHVTFFMSGGREKEFPGEQRILINSPKVATYDLKPEMSAYEVTDALIKEIEADNFDAILLNFANPDMVGHSGMLEPTIKAVETVDECLGRIVDLIVSKGGTAIITADHGNADEVVTLEGNPMTAHTTNPVPVIVTKEGVELREDGILGDLAPTMLELLGLNQPAEMTGKTLIKKL
- the gap gene encoding type I glyceraldehyde-3-phosphate dehydrogenase, which produces MAVKVGINGFGRIGRVVFRAALKNPNVEVVAVNDLTDANMLAHLLKYDTVHGTLNEEITVDGDYLVVDGHKVKVLAERDPAQLGWGDLGVEVVVESTGRFTKRADAAKHLEAGAKKVIISAPASDEDITIVMGVNDDKYDAANHHVISNASCTTNCLAPFAKVLNDNFGIKRGMMTTVHSYTNDQQILDLPHKDYRRARAAAENIIPTTTGAAKAVSLVLPELKGKLNGGAMRVPTPNVSLVDLVAELEKDVTVEEINAAFKKASENELKGILGYSEEPLVSSDYNGCANSSTIDALSTMVMEGSMVKVISWYDNESGYSNRVVDLVDFIAKKGL
- a CDS encoding sugar-binding transcriptional regulator, encoding MDFSLIDIQKRILPDLLQVMQKRYLILQYINVMQPVGRRNLSVSLNLTERVLRSEVEFLKDQDLISMSVSGMTLTKEGKDILESLDRVMRDIMGINTLEHQLEKRMGIRRVIVVPGDSDKSPWVKSELGRATANSMKELLKSKDVIAVTGGSTMAAVAESLTPDFGEKDLVFVPARGGIGEDVKNQANTVCAIMADNTNSRNRVFYVPDQVSTEVYKSFIKEPLIYEVWNLVKSASMVLHGIGDAITMAERRNTSPEDLQKILDGKAVGEAFGYYFNEEGEIVHKVLTIGLQLDDLANIGNIIAVAGGQSKAKAIRAYMKQAPSSTILVTDEGAAKTLLQG
- a CDS encoding phosphoglycerate kinase, which produces MNKKTVKDVDVKGKRVFCRVDFNVPMKDGQVTDETRIRAALPTIKYLVDQGAKVLLASHLGRPKGQAVEELRLTPVAKRLSELLGKDVKKTDEAYGDSVKSEIDSMNEGDVLLLENVRFYPGEEKNDPELAKAFAELADVYVNDAFGAAHRAHASTEGIAKYIPAVSGFLMEKELEVLGKALSNPERPFTAIIGGAKVKDKIGVIDNLLEKVDNLIIGGGLAYTFVKAQGHEIGKSLLEEDKIELAKSFMEKAKAKGVNFYMPVDAIVADDFSADANTKVVAIEEIPADWEALDIGPKTAETYRDVIQKSKLVIWNGPMGVFEIDKFAEGTKAVAQALADASDTYSVIGGGDSAAAVEKFGLAEKMSHISTGGGASLEFMEGKQLPGVVALNDK